In Promicromonospora sukumoe, the following proteins share a genomic window:
- the resB gene encoding cytochrome c biogenesis protein ResB produces MAGRTRSSDSREGTYVPEGIADEFTQGEPNEQASGAPSSDNKGQRPNAPALGLVGTLRWMWRQLTSMRVALMLLMLLAVAAVPGSVLPQRNQDAAGVIEYLADHPTAGDWLDKAGFFDVYSSVWFSAIYILLFVSLVGCILPRSAAHYRALRGRPPRVPSRFNRFPAKATATSTASPEEAADAVAARLRGRFSWLPTFRVDRGAEAARGVRPASATVSAERGYLRESGNLVFHLALVGLLVSVATGQMLHYRGQAIVTEGRGFANAVVDYDTFEKGSWFRPESLVPFSMTLDRFESEFASDTVAFAQARDFTAHVTVAEPSGDERPEQIKVNHPIVVDGAKIYLQGNGFAPEITVHDAEGEVAFSGRVTFIPEDTMYTSRGVVKVPDVSPGLDQIGLVGYFLPTAEVNEDGSARSAFPQPVDPLLVLEVYTGDLGLDDGSPQNVYELDTASLTPALQDTGERVKVLARPGETVDLPDGLGTLTLGEDLPRYVALDLRHDPSLAFVLVFSLLALAGLTVSLFTPRRRVWARAYTGPDDATVVEVAGLARGDDAGLQAEVDRALAAVPGAADVPEAGPAPGAARREAQEPRIETGSEKD; encoded by the coding sequence ATGGCCGGCCGCACGCGCAGCAGCGACAGCAGGGAAGGCACCTACGTCCCCGAGGGCATCGCGGACGAGTTCACCCAGGGTGAGCCGAACGAGCAGGCGTCCGGCGCGCCGTCGTCGGACAACAAGGGGCAGCGCCCCAACGCGCCCGCGCTCGGCCTGGTCGGGACGCTGCGCTGGATGTGGCGCCAGCTCACCTCCATGCGCGTCGCGCTCATGCTGCTGATGCTGCTCGCCGTCGCCGCCGTGCCCGGGTCGGTGCTCCCGCAGCGCAACCAGGACGCGGCGGGCGTCATCGAGTACCTCGCCGACCACCCGACGGCGGGGGACTGGCTCGACAAGGCCGGCTTCTTCGACGTCTACTCGTCGGTCTGGTTCTCCGCGATCTACATCCTGCTGTTCGTCTCGCTCGTGGGCTGCATCCTGCCGCGGTCTGCGGCGCACTACCGCGCGCTGCGCGGCCGCCCGCCGCGCGTGCCGTCCCGGTTCAACAGGTTCCCGGCCAAGGCCACCGCGACCAGCACCGCCTCGCCCGAGGAGGCGGCCGACGCCGTCGCCGCCCGCCTGCGCGGCCGGTTCTCCTGGCTGCCCACGTTCCGGGTGGACCGGGGTGCGGAGGCCGCCCGCGGCGTCCGCCCGGCGTCGGCCACCGTGAGCGCAGAGCGCGGCTACCTGCGCGAGAGCGGCAACCTCGTGTTCCACCTGGCCCTCGTGGGCCTGCTCGTCTCCGTGGCGACGGGCCAGATGCTGCACTACCGCGGCCAGGCGATCGTCACCGAGGGCCGCGGCTTCGCCAACGCCGTCGTCGACTACGACACCTTCGAGAAGGGCTCGTGGTTCCGCCCCGAGTCCCTGGTCCCGTTCTCGATGACGCTCGACCGGTTCGAGTCGGAGTTCGCGAGCGACACCGTGGCCTTCGCCCAGGCCCGCGACTTCACGGCGCACGTGACGGTGGCCGAGCCGTCCGGCGACGAGCGGCCCGAGCAGATCAAGGTGAACCACCCGATCGTCGTCGACGGCGCCAAGATCTACCTGCAGGGCAACGGCTTCGCCCCCGAGATCACCGTGCACGACGCCGAGGGCGAGGTCGCCTTCTCCGGACGCGTCACGTTCATCCCCGAGGACACGATGTACACGTCCCGCGGCGTGGTGAAGGTGCCGGACGTGTCGCCCGGGCTGGACCAGATCGGGCTCGTCGGCTACTTCCTGCCCACCGCGGAGGTGAACGAGGACGGGTCGGCCCGCTCCGCGTTCCCGCAGCCCGTCGACCCCCTGCTCGTGCTGGAGGTCTACACGGGCGACCTGGGCCTCGACGACGGCTCGCCGCAGAACGTGTACGAGCTGGACACCGCGTCGCTCACCCCGGCCCTGCAGGACACGGGCGAGCGCGTCAAGGTGCTGGCCCGTCCCGGCGAGACCGTGGACCTGCCGGACGGGCTCGGCACGCTGACCCTCGGCGAGGACCTTCCGCGCTACGTCGCGCTCGACCTGCGGCACGACCCGTCGCTGGCGTTCGTGCTCGTCTTCTCGCTGCTCGCGCTCGCCGGGCTCACCGTCTCGCTCTTCACGCCCCGGCGCCGCGTCTGGGCCCGGGCGTACACCGGGCCGGACGACGCTACGGTGGTCGAGGTGGCGGGACTCGCCCGGGGTGACGACGCCGGCCTCCAGGCCGAGGTCGACCGCGCGCTGGCCGCCGTGCCGGGGGCGGCCGACGTGCCCGAGGCGGGGCCCGCACCGGGGGCCGCCCGCCGAGAAGCTCAGGAACCGCGCATCGAGACCGGATCGGAAAAGGACTGA
- a CDS encoding redox-sensing transcriptional repressor Rex, translating into MVELSDGTVPAATVGRLPYYLRALRDLAAEGVDLTSSTELAERSGVSSAQLRKDLSYLGSFGTRGVGYDVESLASYITVALGLETEHRLAIVGIGNLGHALANYSGYATRGFQVVALLDASPDVVGTRVAGVMVEHVREVAEVIERERVSMVVLALPGHGAQDVADAVVGSGVREILNFAPIALQVPDDVVVRSVDVGGELQILAFHAATRAAAL; encoded by the coding sequence GTGGTCGAGCTCAGTGACGGGACAGTCCCGGCAGCAACCGTAGGGAGGCTGCCGTACTACCTGCGCGCCCTGCGCGACCTGGCGGCCGAGGGCGTGGACCTCACGTCATCGACGGAGCTCGCCGAGCGGTCGGGCGTGAGCTCGGCGCAGCTGCGCAAGGATCTCTCGTACCTGGGTTCGTTCGGCACGCGCGGCGTCGGGTACGACGTCGAGTCGCTCGCCTCGTACATCACGGTCGCCCTGGGCCTCGAGACGGAGCACCGGCTGGCGATCGTCGGCATCGGCAACCTCGGGCACGCGCTCGCGAACTACTCGGGGTACGCGACGCGCGGCTTCCAGGTCGTCGCGCTGCTGGACGCCTCGCCCGACGTCGTCGGCACGCGGGTGGCCGGCGTGATGGTGGAGCACGTGCGCGAGGTGGCCGAGGTCATCGAGCGCGAGCGGGTCTCCATGGTCGTGCTCGCCCTGCCGGGCCACGGCGCCCAGGACGTGGCCGACGCCGTGGTGGGCTCGGGCGTCCGCGAGATCCTGAACTTCGCGCCGATCGCGCTCCAGGTGCCGGACGACGTGGTGGTGCGCTCGGTCGACGTCGGCGGCGAGCTGCAGATCCTGGCCTTCCACGCGGCGACACGCGCTGCGGCCCTCTGA
- a CDS encoding HAD family hydrolase, whose amino-acid sequence MPSTHPSSATAAFFDVDNTIIRGASAFHLAKSAYQRKFFGTRDILRFALIQARYLLWGENREEIDQVRDRALSLIAGRSVAEIATLGEEVWDAVLSLRIYPGTRRLLDEHIAAGHQVWLVTATPVEIAQLIARRLGATGGLGTVAEHKDGFYTGRLKGDLMHGQAKADAIVALAEVQDIDLDESYAYGDSLNDLPMMRSVGHPCPINPDLRLRRHAQEVGWPIREFRGRSQRAAGRGVRTASWAGAAWVLGLVLRAARRRLRGH is encoded by the coding sequence ATGCCGTCGACGCACCCCTCGTCCGCCACCGCGGCGTTCTTCGACGTCGACAACACGATCATCCGCGGTGCGAGCGCCTTTCACCTGGCCAAGTCGGCGTACCAGCGCAAGTTCTTCGGTACGCGGGACATCCTCCGGTTCGCCCTGATCCAGGCGCGCTACCTGCTCTGGGGCGAGAACCGGGAGGAGATCGACCAGGTGCGCGACCGAGCCCTCTCGCTCATCGCCGGCCGCAGCGTCGCGGAGATCGCCACCCTCGGCGAGGAGGTGTGGGACGCCGTCCTGTCCCTGCGGATCTACCCCGGTACCCGCCGCCTGCTCGACGAGCACATCGCCGCCGGCCACCAGGTGTGGCTGGTGACCGCCACGCCCGTCGAGATCGCACAGCTCATCGCCCGCCGCCTCGGCGCCACGGGCGGGCTCGGCACCGTCGCCGAGCACAAGGACGGCTTCTACACCGGCCGGCTCAAGGGCGACCTGATGCACGGCCAGGCCAAGGCCGACGCCATCGTGGCGCTCGCGGAGGTCCAGGACATCGACCTGGACGAGAGCTACGCCTACGGCGACTCGCTCAACGACCTGCCGATGATGCGGTCCGTGGGGCACCCCTGCCCCATCAACCCGGACCTGCGGCTGCGCCGGCACGCGCAGGAGGTCGGCTGGCCCATCCGCGAGTTCCGCGGGCGGTCGCAGCGCGCGGCCGGTCGCGGGGTGCGGACGGCGTCGTGGGCGGGGGCGGCCTGGGTGCTCGGCCTGGTCCTCCGCGCGGCCCGACGGCGCCTGCGGGGCCACTAG
- a CDS encoding ArsR/SmtB family transcription factor gives MADGFTVLADSSRRQILDLLLEGEQGVNELVGDLGMAQPNVSKHLRVLREAGLVDVRIEGARRVYRLTNAPLADVEAWLAPHRARWGSALDALERHLDATAPTTEDDS, from the coding sequence ATGGCTGATGGCTTCACCGTGCTCGCCGACTCGTCGCGGCGCCAGATCCTCGACCTCCTGCTGGAGGGCGAGCAGGGCGTGAACGAGCTGGTCGGTGACCTCGGGATGGCGCAGCCCAACGTGTCCAAGCACCTGCGGGTGCTGCGGGAGGCGGGCCTGGTCGACGTCCGGATCGAGGGCGCACGACGTGTCTACCGCCTCACCAACGCACCCCTCGCCGACGTCGAGGCCTGGCTGGCACCCCACCGCGCGCGGTGGGGCAGCGCGCTCGACGCCCTCGAACGGCACCTCGACGCCACGGCACCCACCACGGAGGACGACTCATGA
- a CDS encoding SRPBCC domain-containing protein, with the protein MSDNLPEHPVDASLAPDGDAYVLTMERELAHPVEGVWAALTRPADVVHWAPYRPDRELTAVGPVVLADNGDDTEEPEPARVVRVEPPHLLVLDWGGQELTYRLAATEAGTLLHFTHRFDDRNPAPSYGAGWHLCWSALMMLLDGDTPPRLHGGDAERHGWAGYREQYEALLG; encoded by the coding sequence ATGAGCGACAACCTGCCCGAGCACCCCGTCGACGCTTCCCTCGCCCCGGACGGGGACGCGTACGTGCTCACGATGGAGCGGGAGCTGGCCCATCCCGTCGAGGGGGTGTGGGCGGCCCTGACCCGGCCCGCCGACGTCGTGCACTGGGCGCCGTACCGGCCCGACCGCGAGCTGACCGCCGTAGGCCCGGTGGTGCTCGCGGACAACGGCGACGACACGGAGGAGCCCGAGCCCGCGCGGGTGGTCCGGGTCGAGCCGCCCCACCTGCTCGTGCTCGACTGGGGCGGCCAGGAGCTCACCTACCGCCTCGCGGCCACCGAGGCCGGGACCCTGCTGCACTTCACGCACCGCTTCGACGACCGCAACCCGGCCCCCTCCTACGGCGCGGGCTGGCACCTGTGCTGGTCGGCGCTGATGATGCTCCTGGACGGCGACACACCCCCGCGCCTGCACGGCGGCGACGCCGAGCGGCACGGCTGGGCCGGGTACCGCGAGCAGTACGAGGCCCTGCTCGGCTAG
- a CDS encoding glutaredoxin family protein: MTTAADTRVVLYTRDACHLCEDARAVVVQVCESSGARWQEVDIDSAPALREKYGEYVPVLEVDGVQQGFWRVDGARLARLLA, from the coding sequence GTGACCACTGCCGCCGACACCCGGGTCGTTCTCTACACGCGCGACGCGTGCCACCTGTGCGAGGACGCACGTGCCGTGGTCGTGCAGGTGTGCGAGAGTTCGGGGGCTCGGTGGCAAGAGGTGGACATCGACAGTGCGCCCGCGCTGCGCGAGAAGTACGGGGAGTACGTCCCCGTGCTGGAGGTGGACGGGGTCCAGCAGGGTTTCTGGCGCGTGGACGGTGCGCGCCTGGCCCGCCTGCTGGCATGA
- a CDS encoding MarR family winged helix-turn-helix transcriptional regulator: MGEVAAETIQGTDVWLTEEQQGSWRHYLEGTARFVEALGAVHDRTLDLSLGEYSLLVQLSEAPERTMRMSTLADGLVLSRSRLTHTVARMEARGLVERRAAEGDRRGVNCTMTDAGYAALEVSAPGHVAAVRRILVDALEPEEFEVLGRIMAKVAASSKVSGGTEEGLTALCD; encoded by the coding sequence GTGGGCGAAGTGGCAGCGGAGACGATCCAGGGAACCGACGTCTGGCTGACCGAGGAGCAACAGGGCTCCTGGCGGCACTATCTCGAGGGGACCGCTCGGTTCGTGGAGGCGCTGGGCGCCGTGCACGACCGGACCCTCGACCTGTCGCTCGGTGAGTACAGCCTGCTGGTGCAGCTCTCGGAGGCGCCCGAGCGCACGATGCGGATGTCGACGCTGGCGGACGGCCTGGTGCTGTCGCGCAGCCGGCTGACGCACACCGTCGCGCGGATGGAGGCGCGCGGGCTCGTGGAGCGGCGCGCGGCCGAGGGCGACCGTCGCGGGGTGAACTGCACCATGACCGACGCGGGCTACGCGGCGCTCGAGGTCTCGGCGCCGGGGCACGTCGCAGCCGTGCGCCGCATCCTGGTGGACGCGCTCGAACCCGAGGAGTTCGAGGTCCTCGGCCGCATCATGGCCAAGGTCGCGGCGTCCTCGAAGGTGTCGGGCGGCACCGAGGAAGGCCTCACGGCCCTCTGCGACTGA
- a CDS encoding cytochrome c biogenesis CcdA family protein, giving the protein MLAGSIATAVGGGFASTAFSGSLLLAVPVALLAGFVSFASPCVLPLVPGYVGYVSSMAAASAGTTPGIVSTRTKPARGRVVGGVALFVLGFTAVFVSFGAAFGGLGAYLVRWEDVIIRVLGAVVILLGLGFLGAVPFLQREARFHLTPRAGLWGAPLLGIVFGLGWTPCIGPTLAAVQALAIDEASAGRGALLGVAYCIGLGVPFLLVALGLQSSERMLDFLRKHRLAALRIGGGMLVLVGLLLVTGLWTKITGAMQLWIGGFETVI; this is encoded by the coding sequence ATGCTCGCCGGCTCGATCGCGACCGCCGTCGGCGGCGGCTTCGCGAGCACCGCGTTCAGCGGGTCCCTGCTGCTGGCGGTGCCCGTCGCGCTGCTCGCCGGCTTCGTCTCCTTCGCCTCGCCCTGCGTGCTGCCGCTCGTGCCCGGGTACGTCGGGTACGTGAGCAGCATGGCCGCCGCCTCGGCCGGCACCACCCCCGGGATCGTGAGCACCCGCACCAAGCCCGCCCGCGGCCGCGTGGTCGGCGGGGTCGCCCTGTTCGTGCTCGGCTTCACCGCCGTGTTCGTCTCGTTCGGCGCCGCGTTCGGCGGCCTGGGCGCCTACCTGGTGCGCTGGGAGGACGTGATCATCCGCGTGCTCGGCGCCGTGGTGATCCTGCTCGGCCTCGGGTTCCTCGGGGCCGTCCCGTTCCTGCAGCGCGAGGCCCGGTTCCACCTGACGCCGCGCGCCGGACTGTGGGGCGCGCCGCTGCTCGGCATCGTCTTCGGGCTGGGCTGGACGCCCTGCATCGGCCCGACCCTCGCCGCCGTGCAGGCGCTCGCGATCGACGAGGCCTCTGCGGGCCGTGGCGCGCTGCTCGGCGTCGCCTACTGCATCGGCCTGGGCGTGCCCTTCCTGCTCGTCGCCCTCGGGCTGCAGAGCTCGGAGCGCATGCTGGACTTCCTGCGCAAGCACCGCCTCGCGGCGCTGCGCATCGGCGGCGGCATGCTCGTGCTGGTCGGGCTCCTGCTGGTCACCGGGCTGTGGACCAAGATCACCGGGGCCATGCAGCTCTGGATCGGTGGATTCGAGACGGTGATCTGA
- the aqpZ gene encoding aquaporin Z, with protein sequence MSETASPAMYARLAAEALGTFVLVLGGCGTAVFAANFPDAETNTVGVGFLGVALAFGLTVVVGAFALGPISGGHFNPAVTLGLAAAGRFSWSDVGGYVVAQVVGGVLGSSVLALIALGGPSGYFAAAQESGFAANGFGEHSPDGFGLGSAMLTETVLTGVFLFVILGTTARIAAPGFAPLAIGLTLTLIHLVSIPVTNTSVNPARSIATAIYAGGWAWGQLWVFLVFPVLGAVLAGLAYRPMFSRVLTE encoded by the coding sequence ATGAGTGAGACTGCATCGCCGGCCATGTATGCCCGTCTGGCCGCGGAGGCGCTCGGCACGTTCGTGCTCGTGCTGGGCGGCTGCGGCACCGCGGTGTTCGCGGCCAACTTCCCCGACGCCGAGACCAACACCGTGGGTGTGGGGTTCCTCGGGGTCGCACTGGCCTTCGGCCTCACGGTCGTGGTCGGCGCGTTCGCGCTGGGCCCGATCTCCGGCGGGCACTTCAACCCCGCCGTGACCCTCGGCCTCGCGGCGGCGGGCCGGTTCTCGTGGAGCGACGTCGGCGGCTACGTCGTGGCGCAGGTCGTCGGCGGTGTGCTCGGGTCCAGCGTGCTGGCGCTGATCGCGCTCGGCGGGCCGAGCGGCTACTTCGCGGCGGCCCAGGAGTCCGGCTTCGCGGCCAACGGATTCGGCGAACACTCACCGGACGGGTTCGGCCTGGGCTCGGCGATGCTCACCGAGACCGTGCTGACCGGAGTCTTCCTGTTCGTCATCCTCGGCACGACGGCGCGGATCGCCGCCCCCGGGTTCGCGCCGCTGGCGATCGGCCTGACCCTCACGCTGATCCATCTGGTCTCGATCCCGGTCACCAACACGTCCGTGAACCCCGCCCGCTCGATCGCGACGGCGATCTACGCCGGCGGCTGGGCGTGGGGGCAGCTCTGGGTCTTCCTCGTGTTCCCGGTCCTGGGCGCGGTGCTCGCCGGGCTCGCGTACCGCCCGATGTTCAGCCGCGTGCTGACCGAGTAG
- a CDS encoding YceI family protein, which yields MATPLPAGLTAGAYDIDPSHTAASFSVRHAGIAKVRGSITVTSGTITVGEDLESSSVTAELDAASVSTGDAGRDGHLKSADFWHADEKPTWTFSSTSIKADGDDYVILGDLTINGITKGVELETEFTGTAKDPFGNNRAGFEANLEVNRKDFGLTWNATLETGGFLVGDKVKITLDVSAIAKG from the coding sequence ATGGCCACCCCGCTTCCCGCAGGTCTCACCGCCGGCGCCTACGACATCGACCCCTCGCACACCGCTGCCTCCTTCTCCGTCCGCCACGCCGGGATCGCGAAGGTGCGCGGCAGCATCACCGTCACCTCGGGCACCATCACGGTGGGCGAGGACCTGGAGTCGTCGAGCGTCACCGCCGAGCTGGACGCGGCCTCCGTGAGCACCGGCGACGCCGGTCGTGACGGCCACCTGAAGAGCGCCGACTTCTGGCACGCCGACGAGAAGCCGACCTGGACCTTCTCCTCGACGAGCATCAAGGCCGACGGTGACGACTACGTCATCCTGGGCGACCTGACCATCAACGGGATCACCAAGGGCGTCGAGCTCGAGACCGAGTTCACCGGCACCGCCAAGGACCCGTTCGGCAACAACCGCGCCGGCTTCGAGGCCAACCTCGAGGTCAACCGCAAGGACTTCGGCCTCACGTGGAACGCCACGCTGGAGACCGGTGGCTTCCTGGTGGGCGACAAGGTCAAGATCACGCTGGACGTCAGCGCGATCGCCAAGGGCTGA
- a CDS encoding 30S ribosomal protein bS22 — MGSVIKKRRKRMAKKKHRKLLRKTRHQRRNKK, encoded by the coding sequence ATGGGCTCCGTCATCAAGAAGCGCCGCAAGCGCATGGCCAAGAAGAAGCACCGCAAGCTGCTTCGCAAGACGCGCCACCAGCGCCGCAACAAGAAGTGA
- a CDS encoding TlpA family protein disulfide reductase: MRGKTVKAVQWVVVVGIVLGLVASLAACSPEDSGAGDVVGQGYVSGDGSVQTYDVGERKGPVAITGTDFEGNDVDTAGWAGDVVVVNTWYASCAPCRAEAPDLVGLAESKDGVQFLGINTEDDAGAAQAFERTFEVPYPSIEDRTGKVIAGLSGVVPLQAVPSTVVLDQEGNVAARVIGQVEGSTLEALIDEVLAEAA; the protein is encoded by the coding sequence ATGCGGGGCAAGACCGTCAAGGCGGTCCAGTGGGTAGTGGTCGTCGGCATCGTGCTCGGCCTGGTCGCCTCGCTCGCCGCGTGCAGTCCCGAGGACTCGGGCGCGGGCGACGTCGTCGGGCAGGGGTACGTCTCCGGTGACGGTTCCGTCCAGACGTACGACGTCGGGGAGCGCAAGGGCCCCGTCGCGATCACGGGCACCGACTTCGAGGGCAACGACGTCGACACCGCCGGCTGGGCCGGCGACGTCGTGGTCGTGAACACCTGGTACGCCTCCTGCGCGCCCTGCCGCGCCGAGGCGCCCGACCTGGTGGGCCTCGCCGAGTCGAAGGACGGCGTGCAGTTCCTCGGCATCAACACCGAGGACGACGCCGGCGCCGCCCAGGCGTTCGAGCGCACCTTCGAGGTGCCGTACCCCAGCATCGAGGACCGCACCGGCAAGGTGATCGCGGGCCTGTCCGGCGTCGTGCCGCTGCAGGCCGTGCCGTCCACCGTGGTGCTGGACCAGGAGGGCAACGTGGCCGCGCGCGTCATCGGCCAGGTCGAGGGGTCCACCCTGGAGGCCCTCATCGACGAGGTCCTGGCGGAGGCCGCCTGA
- a CDS encoding histidine phosphatase family protein produces the protein MVSTTVHLLRHGEVYNPDGLLYGRLPGYGLSDRGQAMAKIVADHLTSTGRDVTRVVASPLQRAQETAAPVAQGFGLELTTDDRIIEAANRFEGLVVAGSGSGSLKSPRNWPHMWNPFRPSWGEPYTEQVERMRLAVEDARRAAEGHEIVLVSHQLPIWLTRRALEGGTLWHDPRNRQCNLASLTSLHFEDDRFVGLHYTEPAAELYDGASKVAGA, from the coding sequence ATGGTTTCCACGACGGTTCACCTGCTGCGTCACGGCGAGGTGTACAACCCCGACGGCCTGTTGTACGGGCGCCTGCCCGGATACGGGCTGTCCGACCGTGGCCAGGCGATGGCCAAGATCGTCGCCGACCACCTCACGAGCACCGGCCGGGACGTGACCCGCGTGGTCGCCTCCCCGCTGCAGCGCGCACAGGAGACGGCGGCCCCCGTGGCCCAGGGCTTCGGCCTGGAGCTCACCACCGACGACCGCATCATCGAGGCCGCCAACCGGTTCGAGGGCCTCGTGGTCGCGGGTTCGGGCAGCGGTTCGCTGAAGAGCCCGCGCAACTGGCCCCACATGTGGAACCCGTTTCGCCCGTCGTGGGGCGAGCCCTACACGGAGCAGGTCGAGCGCATGCGCCTGGCCGTCGAGGATGCGCGCCGCGCCGCCGAGGGCCACGAGATCGTGCTGGTCAGCCACCAGCTCCCGATCTGGCTCACGCGCCGCGCCCTGGAGGGCGGGACGCTCTGGCACGACCCGCGCAACCGGCAGTGCAACCTCGCGTCCCTGACGTCCCTGCACTTCGAGGACGACCGCTTCGTCGGTCTGCACTACACGGAGCCCGCCGCGGAGCTCTACGACGGCGCGAGCAAGGTCGCCGGCGCGTGA
- a CDS encoding potassium channel family protein, which yields MPEKKPERDAGVLVIGLGRFGSAIGATLDRLGQDVLAVEQDPTLVAQWSGRLPLVEADASNPDALEQLGAKDFGVAVVGVGSSLEASVLITGNLVDLGTPQIWAKAISAEHGRILTRIGAHHVVFPEADAGSRVAHLVSGKLLDYIEVEDGFTIVKMRPPREAQGFTLAQSNIRKRYGITVIGVKSPGVDFVYATPETRVSANDLLVCSGHADLLERFAARP from the coding sequence GTGCCGGAGAAGAAACCCGAGCGGGACGCGGGTGTGCTCGTGATCGGCCTGGGCAGGTTCGGGTCGGCGATCGGCGCGACCCTGGACCGGCTGGGCCAGGACGTGCTCGCCGTCGAGCAGGACCCCACGCTGGTGGCCCAGTGGTCGGGGCGCCTGCCGCTGGTCGAGGCCGACGCGTCCAACCCGGACGCGCTGGAGCAGCTCGGCGCCAAGGACTTCGGCGTCGCGGTCGTGGGCGTCGGCTCCTCGCTGGAGGCGTCCGTGCTGATCACCGGCAACCTGGTGGACCTCGGCACGCCCCAGATCTGGGCCAAGGCGATCTCCGCCGAGCACGGCCGCATACTGACCCGCATCGGCGCCCACCACGTCGTCTTCCCCGAGGCCGACGCCGGTTCGCGCGTCGCCCACCTCGTGAGCGGCAAGCTGCTCGACTACATCGAGGTCGAGGACGGCTTCACCATCGTGAAGATGCGCCCGCCCCGGGAGGCGCAGGGCTTCACGCTCGCGCAGTCGAACATCCGCAAGCGGTACGGCATCACCGTGATCGGCGTGAAGTCGCCCGGCGTGGACTTCGTCTACGCGACGCCGGAGACCCGCGTCTCCGCCAACGACCTGCTCGTCTGCTCGGGCCACGCCGACCTGCTGGAGCGCTTCGCGGCCAGGCCGTGA
- a CDS encoding Pr6Pr family membrane protein produces MTQNIRLSEGATLARFLHLLVAVLALGGFGIELVVAITGGAGTAPTHAERIVRLFSYFTIQSNLLIGGVSLALALDPRRDGPVFRVLRLDALLCIAVTGIVYNTVLRGLVELTGAGMVSNVMLHVLAPVFAVVAWLLVGPRPRVTGSTVWWSVVYPIAWLVYTFVRGAVTGWYPYPFLDVTELGYAGAVTNSAVVAVVFLLLAWGVRWADGRLPDTKRPVPRA; encoded by the coding sequence GTGACGCAGAACATCCGGCTCTCCGAGGGCGCCACGCTCGCCCGGTTCCTGCACCTGCTGGTCGCCGTGCTGGCCCTCGGCGGCTTCGGTATCGAGCTGGTGGTGGCCATCACGGGAGGCGCCGGTACCGCGCCCACCCACGCCGAGCGGATCGTCCGGCTCTTCAGCTACTTCACGATCCAGTCGAACCTGCTGATCGGTGGGGTGTCGCTGGCGCTGGCGCTGGACCCGCGCCGGGACGGGCCGGTGTTCCGGGTGCTGCGCCTGGACGCGCTGCTCTGCATCGCGGTGACCGGAATCGTCTACAACACGGTGCTGCGCGGGCTGGTGGAGCTGACGGGTGCGGGGATGGTGTCGAACGTGATGCTGCACGTCCTGGCGCCGGTGTTCGCCGTCGTCGCCTGGCTGCTCGTCGGCCCGCGGCCCCGGGTGACGGGGTCGACGGTGTGGTGGTCGGTCGTCTACCCGATAGCGTGGCTGGTCTACACGTTCGTCCGGGGCGCCGTGACGGGCTGGTACCCGTACCCGTTCCTGGACGTGACCGAGCTCGGCTACGCCGGCGCGGTGACCAACTCCGCGGTCGTCGCGGTCGTCTTCCTGCTCCTGGCCTGGGGCGTGCGGTGGGCGGACGGGCGGCTGCCGGACACCAAGCGTCCGGTGCCCCGCGCGTGA